The following DNA comes from Camelina sativa cultivar DH55 chromosome 14, Cs, whole genome shotgun sequence.
TAAGAAGAAGCCCATAGAAGTAAACCTACGCTGTCTCTAATCGAATagcacaagaaaaataaaataaaaaagcatcTAACGTACCAAAATTGAAATAATGATACGATCGACgaattagggtttctcaagatACTTCTTAGTACATCGGCATCCCACCAGCCGGTGGTGGAGTTCCGAGAAGGCTGGTCTGCTGAAACTCCATCTCGTTTAGTAGCTGCTCTCGATCCATCTCTATGACCAAAGGCACGACGAGGATCAGAAGCGTCGTACCGGCGATCCACGCCGCCTTCCCGGTGCTCTTTAAAAGCTTCTTCGACACGTAAACGGCGTCGCACGCGGCGTTTCTTCCTTGAGACACGATGCTCGAGTTTGCAATCTTCGCCAAGATGCTCGAATCTCCACCGCCGACTCCGATTCTCTTAGGCGCCATTGCTTTTGGAATTCGAGAGAGATCGAAAAAGTACAGAGGAGCGAGGGTTTTACTCAATAATTAATGGGCGGTTTACTTAGCCCATTAAGTAATCTAAAGGCCCATTGTTTATGATTAACGGCCCAGTTTGAGTTCAACTGATCGTACAATGCGCCGACCAAAAACACGATACGCGTCGCCCTTCGGTTTTAGTATATTCGTCGTCTCTCTAACCCTATACCCCTCCTCCTCTCTTCCTTTAAACGaaacaaacccaaaatcaaaaaaaagaagctgaGAGCTCTTTTCCATTGAAGCCACTACCGAAGACAGGAATCGACTAGTTGGGAAGACTTCTAGAAGCGAGCAATCTTCTTCAGTTCACGAGGTTAATAATTATATCCTTGTCTCGTTTTACGAATTTGGGAATAATTAAACCTAGGGTTTCTCTCATTAGCTCGgtctgattttgttttgattatgataAGATCTTAGCTTGTCATGTTAGAAAACTCCTTACCCTTGCTTCCGGATTGTAAATTCATAGGTAGATATAGTAAATTTTGCTTTCGAGTTTGTGGTTCCGGCTTGTTGTATACTACAGTATTCTATGTATTTTTCACTGATTACATACTTATGTGAACTTAGTTTTATGTTCTAGAAACGTTATGGGAGACAGCGAGACCATGGTTGCTGAAGGATATACTTCTGCTTCATATGGAGATTATAATGCTTCTGCTGCGGCTGTAGAATCCACTGGGCAAGAGACTGCACCAAATGTTGATCCGTCACACTCGGTCACTAATGATGCTTTGGTCAATGGAACTGCCCATGAAGGTGGCCTTACTGCGCCAGCTGAGAATGGAGTTGTAACAGCTCCAGCAGCGGAACTTGGAGAGAATCCTggtaatttcttcttctttctatagcttgtatatatatatatatatgtgcatgtttatattctttctcaCTAATGACGCCATTACAACTTGAACAGATTCTTAACTTTGATGATTTAATTCTTTCGCTGTTGTTACAGGCTCTGCTCTCTCACCAGAAGAGGAGCGCTTATGGAATATCGTAAAGGCTAATTCCTTAGAGTTCAATGCTTGGACTGCCCTGATTGATGAGACGGAGAGGATAGCTCAGGTATGTGTggattttcattttctctttctctatgtaCTCTGCTCTCTGACCTCTGAAATTTTCTGTGGCGTCGGCTCCAAAATGTCTCTCATCTGTATCATGTTTTCATAACTTGTTTGCTACTTGAATCTTATTTGTAATGAAAGAGTATTCCCCTTATAGTTGTACGCCATAAGTCGCTGTCATCTTTCTATATCTTTTGCTAGGTTTTTGTCATCTGGTACTTcattcatttgtttttcttgctgccCTAATTACAGGACAATATAGCAAAAATCCGGAAGGTGTATGATGCTTTCCTAGCTGAATTCCCTTTGTGTTATGGCTATTGGAAAAAGTATGCGGATCATGAGGCTCGAGTGGGGGCAATGGACAAGGTCGTGGAGGTTTATGAAAGAGCAGTGCAGGGAGTGACATATTCTGTGGACATCTGGTTGCATTATTGCACTTTTGCCATCAACACATACGGAGATCCAGACACAATCAGAAGGTAATGAATGCTTATGCCTTATTCTTCTAATTGTATGTGTATTAACAACTTGGTTGATGTTTCAATTACATAGACAAAATGATTTTTACCATCTAACCCTTTTCTTAGATTGCTACAGCAAGTCCTCTCATTTAAGGCGGAAAGATCTGAtggaattatttttaaaatacttcttttcttctatgCAATACAGTAGCTTTCAGCTTCCTTCCATACCTATCTGAAACTGCTCCGTTTTTTagtgctctcttcttctctggtttAAAACTTTTGAAGTTAAAATATACCTGTTTTATTTGTCACCTCCCTCTGAAGTGCATCCATATGCAAAATGCTGCTGGGAAGATGTCAACTAGTTTTGGGCTTAGGTAGCCCCTGACTGCTCGATTTTGGCCATGGTATGCTTTTACCAGGAAGGTAAATGCAGTGTTTGGCAGTATCATGCATTCAAAGAGTGAATCCATTTCTCCATAGAAGTTGTGTTTGTCTTTATTGATTGGATATGTCTGTGTCTTTCATCTCATATGACATTCCTTTAACTATAATGCTGCTGCAGGCTTTTTGAACGAGCTTTGGTTTACGTTGGGACTGATTTCCTTTCCTCTCCATTGTGGGACAAATACATCGAGTACGAGTACATGCAGCAGGACTGGAGCCGAGTTGCCATGATTTACACCAGAATATTGGAGAATCCAATTCAAAATCTTGATAGATATTTCAGCAGGTAATTTTGGTGACTTAATTAATCATTTTCGTCTGTGCTGAACTggatagttttttttatgttgccTCTTCTTTCtcgtattttttgtttttgttttgataatcGATTGTCTTGCTATAGCTTTAAGGA
Coding sequences within:
- the LOC104738917 gene encoding mitochondrial import receptor subunit TOM9-1-like, with amino-acid sequence MAPKRIGVGGGDSSILAKIANSSIVSQGRNAACDAVYVSKKLLKSTGKAAWIAGTTLLILVVPLVIEMDREQLLNEMEFQQTSLLGTPPPAGGMPMY